One window from the genome of Spirochaetota bacterium encodes:
- a CDS encoding cytochrome c3 family protein: MTEKYGEKLALAFIIILAIIGIIGYSLQSSESPIRVLFKTKGGAVIFDHRAHLSENEYGIKCIECHHDIDDETKANEKNCRSCHGPGKECDAICEDAPVHKQCIGNNCIECHNKQGMDAGECSLCHRQ, from the coding sequence ATGACTGAAAAATATGGAGAAAAATTAGCTTTAGCCTTCATCATAATACTCGCTATAATAGGAATTATAGGATATTCCCTTCAGAGTTCAGAATCACCCATAAGAGTACTCTTTAAAACAAAGGGTGGAGCAGTGATTTTTGATCATCGAGCCCACCTTTCAGAGAATGAGTATGGAATAAAATGCATAGAATGCCATCACGACATTGATGATGAGACAAAGGCTAATGAAAAAAACTGTAGAAGTTGTCATGGTCCTGGAAAAGAATGTGATGCAATATGTGAGGATGCCCCTGTTCATAAGCAATGCATCGGCAACAACTGTATAGAATGTCATAACAAACAGGGGATGGACGCAGGCGAATGCAGTCTTTGTCACCGTCAATAA
- a CDS encoding 4Fe-4S binding protein, with amino-acid sequence MNLRTIFGILPPKLIYSDDNLPIEECSLPQKSIILQSSEDPITLEVGDKLKSGKKLESCSIETGMFSPVTGTITEISTIKWTDGKEFTAITIETSGSDEWDSSLNEGEDLSNKSSEEAQAKLKELGFDLGISNDKRIDTIIINGLDSDLLVSKNQQILREKHENIKEGVELLKKITGAKRAVLAIPNNISGLSIGTEITAVNPVHPNGMSDMLPRLVLTDGEIDNSSVYSVELLNSIVESLKSGKPPVHKVITLIDKGGKALKNLRVRIGTPISVVLESNNIAIQDNDKLILGGPMLGEVTYLADFPVTHKTEAIYIQDSEEVAPIANITCINCGKCVDACPYNLQINLLGRYSEFSLFERCEELDIDYCIECGLCAYVCPAGRPLVQYIQFAKHEIKELKNKEEEESTQ; translated from the coding sequence ATGAATTTAAGAACAATATTCGGCATTCTGCCACCAAAGCTAATCTATTCAGATGACAATCTACCCATTGAAGAGTGTTCACTCCCCCAAAAGTCTATTATTCTACAAAGCAGCGAAGATCCAATAACGTTAGAGGTAGGCGATAAGCTAAAAAGTGGAAAAAAGTTGGAGTCATGCAGCATAGAGACGGGAATGTTCTCCCCTGTCACAGGTACCATCACGGAAATATCTACAATCAAGTGGACTGATGGAAAGGAGTTTACAGCAATAACGATTGAAACATCAGGTAGTGATGAATGGGATTCTTCTTTAAATGAAGGAGAGGATTTATCAAACAAGAGTTCAGAGGAAGCACAGGCTAAATTAAAGGAACTCGGTTTTGATCTTGGTATTTCTAATGATAAAAGGATTGATACAATAATAATAAATGGGCTTGACTCTGATTTGCTTGTTTCTAAAAACCAACAGATTCTCAGGGAAAAGCACGAGAACATCAAAGAGGGTGTTGAGCTTTTAAAGAAGATAACTGGAGCTAAGAGGGCAGTTTTGGCCATTCCCAATAACATATCAGGCCTCTCTATAGGCACAGAGATAACAGCGGTTAATCCTGTCCATCCCAATGGGATGTCCGACATGCTCCCCAGGTTAGTGTTAACCGATGGCGAAATTGATAATTCCTCAGTTTATAGTGTTGAATTATTGAACTCAATCGTTGAGTCACTTAAAAGTGGAAAACCTCCGGTTCATAAGGTTATTACACTAATAGATAAGGGAGGCAAAGCCCTTAAGAATTTACGTGTAAGGATCGGCACACCAATATCAGTCGTTCTTGAATCAAATAACATTGCCATCCAAGATAATGATAAGTTAATATTAGGCGGGCCAATGCTGGGCGAGGTCACATATCTTGCGGATTTTCCGGTTACCCATAAAACCGAAGCCATTTATATTCAGGATAGTGAAGAAGTAGCCCCTATCGCTAATATAACATGTATTAATTGCGGAAAATGTGTGGATGCTTGTCCCTATAATCTCCAGATCAATCTTTTGGGTAGATATTCTGAATTCTCATTATTCGAGAGATGTGAGGAGTTAGATATTGATTATTGCATTGAGTGTGGTCTTTGCGCATATGTATGTCCTGCCGGTAGGCCTCTTGTACAATATATACAGTTTGC